One window of Botrimarina mediterranea genomic DNA carries:
- a CDS encoding KpsF/GutQ family sugar-phosphate isomerase: MNAVLRTPASEANSLPKPQRIAAAREVMRLEAIALWKLSQQLGDEFATAIELLESCQGSVIVTGMGKAGLIGQKIAATLASTGQPSHFLHPAEAFHGDLGRISRGDVVLMLTQSGETGEVIQLLPSLREFGTPILAITASTQSTVGRAAKVVLPLGQLDEACSLGLAPSTSTTAMLAVGDALALVLSSIRGFRAEDFARFHPGGALGRKLALVEDEMRPLAQCRVAKATQTVREILVATGKPGRRTGAVMLVDDDGLLEGLFTDSDLARLLEQCDLQALDHPVSEYMVRKPTTIHAGARMSEAVTVLANRKFSELPVVDEAGKAVGLVDVTDVVAREVGDIETPVPKRPAKPAVRIFPGEDVFAAG, translated from the coding sequence ATGAACGCAGTCCTGCGTACCCCTGCGAGCGAAGCCAATTCGCTCCCCAAACCCCAACGCATCGCCGCGGCGCGCGAGGTGATGCGTCTCGAGGCGATTGCCCTCTGGAAACTCTCGCAGCAACTCGGCGACGAGTTCGCCACCGCGATCGAGCTGCTCGAGTCGTGCCAGGGCTCGGTGATCGTCACCGGCATGGGCAAGGCCGGCCTCATCGGCCAGAAGATCGCTGCGACGCTCGCCTCCACCGGACAGCCCAGCCATTTCCTGCATCCCGCCGAAGCGTTTCATGGCGACCTCGGACGCATCAGCCGCGGCGATGTCGTGCTGATGCTGACCCAGTCGGGCGAGACGGGCGAAGTCATCCAACTCTTGCCGAGCCTGCGCGAGTTCGGCACGCCGATCCTGGCGATCACGGCCAGCACGCAGAGCACCGTCGGCCGCGCGGCGAAGGTCGTGCTGCCGCTGGGTCAGCTCGACGAGGCCTGCTCGCTCGGCCTCGCGCCCTCGACCAGCACCACCGCGATGCTCGCCGTCGGCGACGCGCTGGCGCTGGTGCTCAGCTCGATCCGCGGCTTCCGCGCCGAAGACTTCGCCCGCTTCCACCCGGGCGGCGCGCTCGGTCGCAAGCTCGCGCTGGTGGAAGACGAGATGCGGCCGCTGGCGCAGTGCCGCGTCGCGAAGGCGACACAAACGGTGCGTGAGATCCTGGTCGCCACCGGCAAGCCGGGCCGACGCACCGGCGCGGTGATGCTGGTCGACGACGACGGCTTGCTCGAAGGCCTGTTCACCGACAGCGACCTCGCGCGACTGCTCGAACAGTGCGACCTGCAAGCGCTCGACCACCCGGTCAGCGAGTACATGGTCCGCAAGCCGACAACCATTCACGCCGGCGCGCGGATGAGCGAAGCGGTGACGGTGCTCGCCAACCGCAAGTTCAGCGAACTGCCGGTCGTCGATGAAGCCGGCAAGGCGGTCGGCCTCGTCGACGTGACCGACGTGGTCGCCCGCGAAGTCGGCGACATCGAGACGCCCGTGCCGAAACGGCCGGCGAAACCCGCGGTGCGGATTTTCCCGGGCGAAGATGTCTTCGCGGCGGGGTGA
- a CDS encoding DUF4252 domain-containing protein, giving the protein MIRSRMMTSVAIALSLTLTPFAGAEDPREHPGEAVIDWSEQLGVEPKVEVHLNQALMRFFTSAAEGATETPGIREIIGQLSLVRVEVYEGVAAGALATAADSEAEKLQELGWTTVVRAVGDDTERVKVMMLSNGDSIAGLVVIAAGPGEMAFVNVAGELNPETLGKQLGVVARLMHNGKIKLEDLINPKVLEALIEESGKKADNTPPSRGGDFR; this is encoded by the coding sequence ATGATCCGTTCACGAATGATGACAAGCGTAGCGATCGCCTTGTCGCTGACGCTTACCCCCTTCGCTGGCGCTGAGGACCCCCGCGAACATCCCGGCGAAGCCGTGATCGACTGGAGCGAACAACTCGGCGTCGAACCCAAGGTGGAGGTTCACCTCAACCAGGCGCTGATGAGGTTCTTCACTTCGGCGGCGGAGGGAGCAACCGAGACCCCAGGGATCCGTGAGATCATCGGCCAGCTGTCGCTGGTGCGAGTCGAGGTTTACGAGGGGGTGGCCGCTGGCGCGCTCGCCACTGCCGCCGATTCCGAGGCCGAGAAGCTTCAAGAGCTCGGTTGGACCACGGTCGTTCGCGCGGTCGGCGACGACACGGAACGGGTCAAAGTGATGATGTTGTCCAACGGCGACTCGATCGCCGGTTTGGTGGTCATCGCCGCCGGCCCCGGCGAGATGGCCTTCGTCAACGTCGCCGGCGAGCTCAACCCCGAGACCCTCGGCAAGCAATTAGGCGTCGTGGCCCGGTTGATGCACAACGGCAAAATCAAGTTGGAAGACCTGATCAACCCGAAGGTGCTGGAGGCGCTGATCGAAGAGTCGGGGAAGAAGGCCGACAACACCCCGCCAAGCCGAGGAGGCGATTTCCGCTGA
- a CDS encoding amidohydrolase has product MLRQLFAIVCFATALIGAIEAPAAPSALLITGGRVWTADAERPWAEAVLCVDGEIVAVGDRADVEAKAPEDATVIDAAGGLVTPGWWDSHLHLFVGGRNLAGVQLRGAKSPEEFTQRIADFVKTLKPGEWVRGGEWDHTIWGGEPPTRDWIDAVSPNNPVWINRLDGHMALANSAALRIAKVDDSAVAPEGGSIDRDESGRITGLLRDNAMGLVAAVAPGPTAADLMKHLDAANEYLLARGVTSVVQMGSLEELTALRAAQANGRLKVRIRMATPLHQWRQLLLEIERNGKGDDWLAVGMLKGFVDGSLGSHTAAFIDPYDDKPSDRGLMVNTEEALERWTQAADAAGLQVAVHAIGDRAIRTQLDVFERVAKANGPRDRRFRIEHAQHIAPADIPRYAELDVIASVQPYHCIDDGRWTEPLIGVERSKTTHAYRSLLDAGARMAFGSDWYVAPATPIEGIYGAVTRRTLDDKNPDGWFPEQKITVEESLRAYTAESAYAAFAENHRGMLQPGMAADLVVVDRDLFAVAPETLNQAQVRYTIVDGRVAYDASNSQ; this is encoded by the coding sequence ATGCTCCGCCAGCTCTTTGCGATTGTCTGCTTTGCTACAGCGCTGATTGGCGCTATCGAGGCGCCCGCCGCGCCGTCGGCGCTGCTCATCACCGGTGGCCGTGTGTGGACCGCTGACGCCGAGCGCCCTTGGGCCGAGGCGGTGCTTTGTGTTGATGGCGAGATCGTTGCCGTCGGCGACCGTGCCGATGTCGAGGCGAAGGCGCCCGAGGACGCCACCGTCATCGACGCCGCGGGCGGGCTCGTCACGCCCGGTTGGTGGGACTCGCACCTCCACCTGTTTGTTGGCGGCCGCAACTTGGCGGGCGTGCAACTCCGTGGCGCCAAGTCGCCCGAGGAGTTCACGCAGCGGATCGCCGACTTCGTCAAGACACTCAAGCCGGGCGAGTGGGTCCGCGGCGGCGAGTGGGACCACACGATCTGGGGCGGCGAGCCGCCGACGCGCGACTGGATCGACGCCGTCTCGCCCAACAACCCGGTATGGATCAACCGCCTCGATGGTCACATGGCGCTGGCGAACTCCGCGGCGTTACGGATTGCGAAAGTCGACGACTCCGCCGTCGCGCCGGAAGGGGGCTCGATCGACCGCGATGAATCGGGACGGATCACTGGCCTGTTACGCGACAATGCGATGGGCCTCGTCGCCGCGGTAGCCCCGGGCCCCACGGCGGCCGACCTGATGAAACACCTCGACGCGGCCAACGAGTACCTGCTCGCCCGCGGCGTGACGTCCGTCGTGCAGATGGGCTCGCTCGAAGAGCTGACGGCCCTACGCGCGGCGCAGGCGAACGGGCGCCTCAAGGTCCGTATCCGCATGGCGACGCCGCTGCATCAGTGGAGACAGTTGCTCCTTGAGATCGAAAGGAACGGCAAGGGAGACGACTGGCTGGCGGTCGGCATGCTGAAGGGCTTTGTCGATGGCTCACTTGGTTCGCACACCGCCGCGTTCATCGATCCCTACGACGACAAGCCTTCGGACCGTGGCCTGATGGTCAACACCGAAGAGGCCCTCGAGCGCTGGACGCAGGCCGCCGACGCAGCGGGTTTGCAAGTGGCGGTCCACGCCATCGGCGACCGCGCGATCCGCACCCAACTCGACGTGTTCGAGCGCGTCGCCAAGGCGAACGGCCCGCGCGACCGCCGCTTCCGCATCGAGCACGCCCAGCACATCGCGCCGGCGGACATCCCCCGCTACGCCGAGCTCGACGTCATCGCCAGCGTGCAGCCCTACCACTGCATCGACGACGGCCGTTGGACCGAGCCGCTGATCGGCGTGGAGCGTAGCAAGACGACGCACGCTTACCGTTCACTGCTCGACGCCGGCGCACGGATGGCGTTCGGCAGCGACTGGTACGTCGCGCCCGCAACGCCGATCGAGGGCATCTACGGCGCCGTGACGCGGCGGACGCTCGACGACAAGAACCCCGACGGCTGGTTCCCCGAGCAGAAGATTACCGTCGAAGAGTCGCTGCGGGCCTACACGGCCGAGTCGGCCTACGCGGCGTTCGCCGAGAACCATCGCGGCATGCTCCAACCCGGCATGGCGGCGGACCTCGTCGTCGTTGATCGCGACTTGTTTGCGGTGGCGCCCGAGACGCTTAACCAGGCGCAGGTGCGCTACACGATTGTAGACGGGCGCGTGGCTTACGACGCCTCAAATAGCCAATAA
- a CDS encoding DUF2442 domain-containing protein — protein sequence MLRVIEADYLGDFRVRLAFSDGFAGTVDLAGLLDGPVFVPLNDKNVFQHFELTDHTLQWACGADFAPEYLREIARAESLTTAHP from the coding sequence ATGCTACGAGTTATCGAAGCCGACTACCTGGGCGACTTTCGAGTCCGGCTCGCATTCAGCGACGGGTTCGCAGGCACGGTCGATTTAGCCGGTCTTCTTGATGGACCTGTGTTCGTTCCGCTGAATGACAAGAATGTCTTCCAGCACTTCGAGCTCACCGACCACACCCTCCAGTGGGCTTGCGGCGCCGATTTCGCGCCCGAGTACCTGCGAGAGATCGCCCGTGCCGAGTCATTGACAACGGCTCACCCGTAG
- a CDS encoding acyl-CoA dehydrogenase family protein has translation MASPTQTPPVNDPHADEASFAETALKLGGKSDDEARRTGAIDKADDQVESLFAPRYQTVNSPAHRAVWERRVPAAEFVGTPAGVPEEVEHIMQASLDVVRRHKDAGTLYNEDERVREEVLDELGQAGYWGLLVDNEYGGFGAEFTAVARFLTQMATLDGTIAGLASIHGCIGAVDPVKTFGTEEQKRLWLPRLASGERLSAFALTEPGAGSDLTALKTTAVLDGDDYVINGEKLFISNVRPGRTIGLVCLVDGKPAVIIVDLPDEENEHFQLKKYEIFALRHLYNRGILFKDFRVPRGNLLTPPKGDGLTIAYHGLNLGRVSLCANAAGTMRLMLKSMLPWAEYRVTYSEPIVRRELVERRLGEMAGLIVGADALVTWCANLLDLGYRGEMECIIAKIFGSEAQKHAAIELFMKTHGGRSFLAGHPFGDNVHDYLAPCIYEGEGEMLGMAFFKSLVKDHGKRYFEPVGKAMAAAGIKKPNPLNPRHAWVLSKVAGPYVRWLLGRKLGGQGAAELPATMAPALQHHAKYACYQLPRMALEIDAAMQKFQLKLADRQCKMADLSLRTQNLITMLVTALYANQQSDPIVRDAADILCQQLRRKVSGGLTPDRYYKQVTDLGRRIAAGEADGVGSLGLGAITPPPILERYDS, from the coding sequence ATGGCAAGCCCTACCCAGACGCCCCCCGTCAACGACCCCCACGCCGACGAAGCCTCCTTCGCCGAGACCGCCCTCAAACTCGGCGGCAAGAGCGACGACGAGGCCCGGCGCACCGGGGCGATCGACAAGGCGGACGACCAGGTCGAGTCGCTGTTCGCGCCCCGTTACCAGACCGTCAACAGCCCCGCCCACCGGGCCGTGTGGGAACGCCGGGTCCCGGCGGCGGAGTTCGTCGGCACGCCCGCGGGGGTTCCCGAGGAGGTCGAGCACATCATGCAGGCGTCGCTCGATGTTGTGCGCCGTCACAAAGACGCCGGCACCCTCTACAACGAAGATGAGCGTGTCCGTGAAGAGGTGCTTGATGAGTTGGGCCAAGCGGGCTACTGGGGCCTGCTCGTCGATAATGAGTACGGCGGCTTCGGCGCCGAGTTCACCGCCGTCGCGCGGTTCTTGACGCAGATGGCGACGCTCGACGGCACCATCGCCGGCCTCGCCTCGATCCACGGCTGTATCGGCGCGGTCGATCCGGTGAAGACGTTCGGGACCGAAGAGCAGAAACGCCTGTGGCTGCCAAGACTCGCCTCGGGAGAACGCCTCAGCGCGTTCGCGCTGACGGAGCCCGGCGCCGGCAGCGATCTCACGGCGCTGAAGACCACCGCGGTGCTCGATGGCGACGACTACGTCATCAACGGCGAGAAGCTCTTCATCTCGAACGTCCGGCCGGGGCGCACGATTGGCCTCGTGTGCCTGGTGGATGGCAAGCCAGCGGTGATCATCGTCGATCTGCCCGACGAAGAGAACGAGCACTTCCAACTCAAGAAGTACGAGATCTTCGCGCTGCGGCATCTCTACAACCGCGGCATCCTCTTCAAGGACTTCCGCGTTCCGCGCGGCAACCTGCTGACGCCGCCGAAAGGGGACGGCCTCACCATCGCGTACCACGGCCTCAACCTGGGCCGCGTGTCGCTGTGTGCGAACGCGGCGGGCACCATGCGGCTGATGCTCAAGTCGATGCTGCCCTGGGCCGAGTACCGCGTCACGTACAGCGAGCCGATCGTCCGCCGCGAGCTGGTCGAGCGCCGCCTCGGCGAGATGGCGGGCCTCATCGTCGGCGCCGACGCGCTGGTGACCTGGTGCGCGAACCTGCTCGACCTCGGCTACCGCGGCGAGATGGAGTGCATCATCGCCAAGATCTTTGGATCGGAGGCGCAGAAGCACGCGGCGATCGAACTGTTCATGAAGACGCACGGCGGCCGGTCGTTCCTTGCCGGGCACCCGTTCGGCGACAACGTGCACGACTACCTCGCTCCCTGCATCTACGAGGGCGAGGGCGAGATGCTCGGCATGGCGTTCTTCAAGTCGCTCGTCAAAGACCATGGCAAGCGTTACTTCGAGCCCGTCGGCAAAGCGATGGCCGCCGCCGGCATCAAAAAGCCCAACCCGCTGAACCCGCGGCACGCCTGGGTGTTGTCGAAGGTCGCCGGCCCGTATGTGCGTTGGCTGCTGGGCCGAAAGCTCGGCGGGCAGGGCGCAGCGGAGTTGCCGGCGACGATGGCCCCCGCGCTTCAGCATCATGCCAAGTACGCCTGTTACCAGCTGCCGCGGATGGCGCTGGAGATCGACGCGGCGATGCAGAAATTCCAGCTCAAGCTCGCCGACCGGCAGTGCAAGATGGCCGATCTCAGCCTGCGGACGCAGAACCTCATCACGATGCTGGTGACCGCGCTCTACGCGAATCAGCAAAGCGACCCGATCGTCCGCGACGCCGCCGACATCCTCTGCCAGCAACTACGTCGCAAAGTAAGCGGCGGCCTCACCCCCGACCGCTACTACAAGCAAGTCACGGACCTCGGCCGACGAATCGCCGCAGGCGAAGCGGACGGCGTGGGGTCACTAGGCCTGGGGGCAATCACTCCGCCGCCGATTCTGGAGCGTTACGACAGTTAG
- a CDS encoding RNA polymerase sigma factor: protein MATFPTIERVIDQHADRVFTLACYTLGSRQDAEDVTQEVLLRCWKHQDRIDPDKVEGWLVRVTTNACRDLLRRRRRRREVVGGEACDAALDETPCGELTPDASLEASEKTQEMQQLLLQLKEPYRSVVVLREVQSLSYLEIAEAMEMTLANVRVTLHRGRRLLAEIVANRAAAEDLCRAD from the coding sequence ATGGCGACCTTCCCGACCATCGAGCGCGTCATCGACCAGCACGCCGACCGCGTCTTTACGCTGGCCTGCTACACGCTTGGATCCCGGCAAGACGCCGAGGACGTCACGCAAGAGGTTCTGCTGCGCTGCTGGAAACACCAGGACCGCATCGACCCCGACAAGGTCGAGGGCTGGCTGGTGCGGGTCACGACCAACGCCTGCCGCGACCTGCTGCGGCGCCGCCGCCGGCGGCGTGAGGTTGTCGGCGGCGAGGCGTGCGACGCGGCCCTCGACGAGACGCCCTGTGGTGAGTTGACGCCGGACGCCTCGCTCGAGGCGTCCGAGAAGACGCAAGAGATGCAGCAGCTCTTGTTGCAGCTGAAAGAACCTTACCGCAGCGTTGTCGTGCTGCGTGAGGTGCAAAGCCTGTCCTACTTGGAGATCGCCGAGGCGATGGAGATGACGCTGGCGAACGTCCGCGTCACGCTGCACCGCGGCCGGCGCCTGCTGGCGGAGATCGTCGCCAACCGCGCAGCGGCGGAAGACCTCTGCCGCGCGGATTGA
- a CDS encoding KdsC family phosphatase, with protein sequence MIRLLLTDVDGVLTDGGMTFDEEGRELKTFNVRDGLGVKLFQRAGGLVGIVTGRSSQVVAYRANDLGIAIIHQGVKEKLPIVEQIASAEGVSLEEMAFIGDDLPDLTAIKAVGFGVAVADAADELLAAADYVTHKPGGRGAFREVVEKLLKESGRWEEATGPLHG encoded by the coding sequence ATGATCCGCCTCCTCCTTACTGACGTTGATGGCGTGCTGACCGATGGCGGCATGACGTTCGACGAGGAGGGCCGCGAGCTGAAGACCTTCAACGTCCGCGACGGGCTGGGCGTGAAGCTGTTCCAGCGGGCAGGCGGCCTGGTGGGGATCGTCACCGGTCGTTCATCGCAAGTCGTCGCCTACCGCGCAAACGATTTGGGGATTGCGATCATCCACCAAGGCGTGAAAGAAAAACTCCCGATCGTCGAGCAGATCGCCTCCGCGGAGGGCGTCTCGCTCGAAGAAATGGCGTTCATCGGCGACGACTTACCTGATCTAACGGCGATCAAGGCCGTGGGATTCGGCGTCGCCGTCGCCGACGCCGCCGACGAGCTGCTCGCCGCCGCCGACTACGTGACGCATAAGCCCGGCGGCCGTGGGGCGTTCCGAGAAGTGGTCGAGAAGCTACTGAAGGAGTCGGGGCGCTGGGAGGAAGCGACGGGGCCACTGCACGGGTGA
- a CDS encoding aminopeptidase, which yields MHDPRIDKLAEVLLDHSCELQAGETILIEAIDLPEPQLVVALVNGAAKRGAIPLVEMKNQQVQRALYANATELSMKLAGGLERHRMEKVQAYIGVRGAANGSELRGIAPERMDLYQEHWLRHVNDYRVPKTKWVVLRYPTDSFAQAADTPTEEFANFFFEVCTADYAAMREAQKPLVERMQKADHVRITAPGTELEFSIKDIPVIPCSGERNIPDGEVFTAPVRDSINGTIRFNTGSRYQGTVFSDIAFLFKDGKIVDATANNADRINQLLDSDEGARYCGEWSLGTNNHVRHPMLDTLFDEKIGGSFHLTPGNAYEDADNGNRSRIHWDLVLIQRADYGGGEIYFDGELLRKDGFFVPDDLQGLNKGL from the coding sequence ATGCACGACCCCCGCATCGACAAGCTCGCCGAAGTCCTGCTCGACCACAGCTGCGAGCTGCAGGCGGGTGAGACCATCCTCATCGAAGCGATCGACCTTCCGGAGCCGCAGCTCGTCGTGGCCCTCGTGAACGGGGCCGCGAAGCGCGGGGCGATCCCGCTCGTGGAGATGAAGAACCAGCAGGTGCAGCGGGCGCTGTACGCCAACGCCACCGAGCTGTCGATGAAGCTCGCCGGTGGGCTGGAGCGCCACCGCATGGAAAAGGTGCAGGCTTATATTGGCGTCCGTGGCGCCGCCAACGGCAGCGAGCTGCGTGGCATCGCCCCCGAGCGGATGGACCTCTACCAAGAGCACTGGCTACGCCACGTCAACGACTACCGCGTGCCGAAAACCAAGTGGGTCGTGCTGCGGTACCCGACCGACTCGTTCGCCCAAGCCGCCGACACGCCGACCGAAGAGTTCGCCAACTTCTTCTTCGAGGTGTGCACGGCAGACTACGCCGCGATGCGTGAGGCGCAGAAGCCGCTTGTTGAACGGATGCAGAAGGCGGACCATGTCCGCATCACGGCGCCGGGGACCGAGCTGGAGTTCTCGATCAAAGACATCCCCGTCATCCCGTGCAGCGGCGAGCGCAACATCCCCGACGGCGAGGTCTTCACCGCCCCGGTCCGCGACAGCATCAACGGCACGATCCGCTTCAACACGGGGAGCCGTTACCAGGGGACCGTGTTCAGCGACATCGCGTTCCTGTTCAAGGACGGCAAGATCGTCGACGCAACCGCGAACAACGCCGACCGCATCAACCAGCTGCTCGACTCGGACGAGGGCGCCCGTTATTGCGGCGAGTGGTCGCTCGGGACCAACAACCACGTGCGGCACCCGATGCTCGACACGCTGTTCGACGAGAAGATCGGCGGCTCGTTCCACCTCACGCCGGGCAACGCGTACGAAGACGCCGACAACGGCAACCGCAGCCGCATCCACTGGGACCTCGTCCTGATCCAACGCGCCGATTACGGCGGCGGCGAGATTTATTTCGACGGCGAGCTGCTGCGGAAGGACGGCTTCTTTGTGCCCGACGATCTGCAGGGATTGAACAAGGGGCTGTAA
- a CDS encoding anti-sigma factor family protein: MNHFQSSNVHHDRDCGWIDQRLDAYVDGELSAFEEARVERHLPHCDACQAVAEGLHGVKASLGALPVLRCPERVLEAVRSETLKSPVASRSTSRRRAPSWAIGLAACVLVAAGVGTIRGVVERRQAELRRQQIETTLADLQATLQQRAAEVSREAFVQGVAKPTRTVVTAVQDSPLGRWGAAAASLLAPVADETDAT; the protein is encoded by the coding sequence ATGAACCACTTCCAATCATCGAACGTGCACCACGACCGCGACTGCGGCTGGATCGATCAGCGCCTCGACGCGTACGTCGATGGCGAGCTGTCGGCATTTGAAGAGGCACGCGTCGAACGGCACTTGCCGCATTGCGACGCTTGCCAAGCGGTAGCGGAAGGACTCCACGGCGTGAAGGCGTCGCTCGGCGCGCTTCCCGTGCTGCGTTGCCCCGAGCGCGTGCTGGAAGCCGTTCGTAGCGAGACGTTGAAGTCCCCAGTCGCGTCACGATCGACATCTCGACGAAGAGCGCCGAGTTGGGCGATCGGCTTGGCCGCGTGTGTGTTGGTGGCCGCCGGCGTGGGGACGATCCGCGGCGTTGTCGAACGGAGGCAGGCCGAGCTGCGTCGCCAGCAGATCGAAACAACGCTCGCCGACCTGCAAGCCACCTTGCAGCAACGAGCCGCGGAGGTAAGTCGCGAGGCTTTTGTGCAGGGTGTCGCGAAACCAACGCGGACCGTCGTCACCGCGGTGCAGGACAGCCCGCTAGGGCGCTGGGGCGCCGCGGCGGCGAGTTTGCTGGCGCCCGTAGCTGATGAAACCGATGCGACCTGA
- a CDS encoding carboxylesterase family protein — protein MIRSFLVVLLLMSAANAEEAVDPRVTPELLEAFAAHEFDDDGFTLPYRLMSPKEVDPVEKRPLVVFLHGFGERGDDNQRQLIHGGPSFVTPEFRDRHRAFVLAPQCPAGNKLDSDGNESDEPIVWSLRLRPTNETLAESIDDEPTAPMHAVRALVDHLIEMHPIDTKRLYITGLSMGGYGTWELASREPDLWAAAAPICGGGNPAWAERLKGLPLWCFHGDADGAVPVVRSREMISAISAAGGRPIYTEYPGVNHDSWTQTYKSRYLWDWMFAQSR, from the coding sequence ATGATCCGATCCTTTCTCGTTGTCCTCCTGCTGATGTCCGCCGCTAACGCCGAAGAAGCCGTTGACCCCCGCGTCACGCCCGAGTTGCTCGAAGCCTTCGCGGCTCACGAGTTTGACGACGACGGGTTCACGTTGCCCTATCGGTTGATGTCGCCCAAGGAAGTGGACCCGGTCGAGAAGCGGCCGCTGGTGGTGTTCTTGCACGGCTTTGGCGAACGGGGCGACGACAACCAGCGGCAGCTCATCCACGGCGGGCCGTCGTTTGTCACGCCGGAGTTCCGCGACCGCCACCGGGCGTTCGTCCTCGCGCCGCAGTGCCCGGCCGGCAACAAGCTCGATTCCGATGGTAACGAGAGCGACGAGCCGATCGTCTGGTCGCTGCGGCTCCGGCCCACCAACGAAACGCTCGCCGAGAGCATCGACGATGAGCCCACCGCGCCGATGCACGCCGTCCGCGCGCTGGTCGATCACTTGATCGAGATGCACCCCATCGACACGAAGCGTCTCTACATCACGGGCCTCTCGATGGGCGGTTACGGCACGTGGGAGCTCGCGTCGCGCGAGCCGGACCTCTGGGCGGCCGCGGCGCCGATCTGCGGCGGCGGCAACCCGGCGTGGGCCGAGCGGCTCAAGGGCCTCCCGCTGTGGTGCTTCCACGGCGACGCCGACGGCGCCGTCCCCGTCGTCCGTTCGCGCGAGATGATCTCCGCGATCAGCGCCGCCGGCGGACGCCCGATCTACACCGAGTACCCGGGGGTCAACCACGACAGCTGGACCCAGACCTACAAGAGCCGATACCTGTGGGACTGGATGTTCGCGCAGAGCCGTTAG